A window of Phaseolus vulgaris cultivar G19833 chromosome 4, P. vulgaris v2.0, whole genome shotgun sequence genomic DNA:
GATTTTGTGAAAAGATATATCCGGGAATGTCATGAGTGTCAACGAGCCAAGACGGACACCATGCAACCTGCTGGTTTGTTACAGCCACTTCCGGTTCCAGACAGAatttgggaagacattagcatggatttcgtGGAAGGATTACCTGCGTCTAACGGGTTTACAGTGGTAATGGTGATTGTAGATCGACTCTCAAAATATGCTCACTTTGTACCTATGCGGCATCCATTTACTGCTTCAAGTGTAGCTCGGGATTTTGTAGCCAACGTTGTCCGCTTGCATGGTATCCCTTCAACCATTGTAAGTGATCGTGATAAAATTTTCATAAGTTCCTTTTGGCAAGCTCTATTCAAGCTGCAAGGTTCGGTTTTATGCATGAGTTCTAGCTATCATCCGCAGACGGATGGACAAACAGAAGTTGTTAATCGAATTCTGGAACAATACTTGCGTTGTTTTGTTAGTGACAAGCCTAAAAAATGGGTGGATTGGCTACCATGGGCGGAATATAGCTATAATACTTCAGTTCACACTTCCACCAAGCTGATTCCTTTTCAGGTTGTTTATGGACGGCTGCCTCCAAAAATCTTGTCGTATGTTCCAGGAACGACTAAGGTTCAAGCTGTCGAAGACTACCTTCAAGACCGTGATCTGATCCTGAAAACCTTACGAGCCAACCTCTTCAAAGCTCAAGGTCGTATGAAGCATTTTGCGGCCGTCGTGAATTGGAATTTGAGGTAGGGGATCATGTTTATGTTAAACTACAGCCATATAGACAGTCAAGTGTGGTCTCTCGAGCATCAGCTAAGTTAAGTCCGCGTTTTTTTGGCCCTTACAAAATTCTTGCTAAGGTAGGAAAGGTTGCATATCGGATTGAATTACCTCCTGGTTCCTTAATTCACGATGTGTTTCATGTGAGTTTGTTACGGAAAAGGGAAGGCCCTGTTCTGGAACCGATACCACCTCCTGTCAACGAACCTGTCCAGTTACAGGTGGCGCCTCAACCAGAGGGGATCTTGGAAGAACGAGTCGTGCAAAAAGGGAAATATCGGCCAAAAACAGAGATTTTGGTTAAATGGGTTGGTCAATCAAGGGAAGATGCGACATGGGAAGATAAATGGCGTTTTTTTCGTACTTACCCTCAGTTTCACCTTGAGGACAAGGTGATTTCAAGTGGGGTGGATTGTTACGATGCTAACTAATGAGTGGTGGATTAAATAGTCTTAGAATTAGTTGTGCTGAAGTAAAGGAGATAATGGGATGCCCACGTTTTCATTTAAGTTATTAGGCCACGTTTTCATTTACAGTTATTAAAAGTAGTTTACGTTTTCCCTTTAAATTGTAATGTTTGCTTTCAGAAAGATATATGAGAAAATTGCCTCAATCTCTCTTGTTTTTTCtccttcatttttttcttcttaatttcctttgtttttttcttaatttcctttgGCCAGTGGTTCAGCCGTAGACCACCTAACATTTTCTTCAGTTCTGGTTGTGTTTAATTATTGTGTTTTAATCTGTTTTTGTGCCAACTTAGGTGTTTTCTTTTGCTTCTAATAGTTGCATGTCCATTGTCATGTCCCAATTTTGTTTAATCTTGTCAAATTTCATCATGTGTTGCTGGACTGAGACACGGCCCAGACTCGTACGGGAGACAAAAAAACTTAAACAAGTTTTGAATTTATTACATATaactaatatttgttttaaaatatacaataactttttttaaaaaaaattagatatctaataatttataaactttgttttaagtcaataaaaaaaagttgttactTTGTATTTTATCGTACTATCCTTTTTATAATCGATATATTCTTTTTACGAATATTGACGTATCCTAACAgtacaaataataaaaaggaTTTATCACAAATTATTTAACGCTTCATACTGTATGACACATTTTAACTTAATAAATTCCTCAACATAAAATTTATGACAGAAgaaacataaaatttattttgtatccaattttaaaaatatacggAATACTTGTAATAAGTCATATTGAAACCTTAATCTTATTAAGTcaatataaaattacaaaattcataaaaacgGGAAAGGAgtaaaattaacattttacaAATGTTCAAAAAGTAAAGAAACGTTTTTTAAATCTGGAGGAAAAAAATTAATCCAAATTTGaagaataataaatttgaacCAAGAATCAGAAATTCCCCACAACCAAGCTTTTAAGCTGATTAAGGAATCAAGTTTGTGGATTTGTAGgaaaaatcttttcaaaacaTCTGCCTGAGACTACGGCTGAGGATATTCCACTTTTTCCAAAGTATGAAAACAGGACAGACGGTTTTGTCTGTACTAAACCCcctcaaattcaaaatagcaaatTAGGAAGCCATTCCAATCTCAACAAAGAATTGTGAATTTCATGCAGATTGGTCATTCAAAGTTTTCTCCACCACCTGCAAGAAGTGTGAGATGACGAACAATATCATAAACTATGATCACACAGATATGCTGATTTAACAGTTGCCGTCCAAAATCCTCCAAAGATAGGATGTAAATCTTTTCTACCCGGTTTACAAAAATCCCATCAGGAAATAGTTCCACTTCTACCTTTGGAATGATAATGCCCAAGATTGCACGATGATGGAAAAGCCCTCAAGTTCTGGAATCCATGCATGAATGTTCCCACAAATAGACATATTTGCTATAATCAACACTAAAACAAGGCCCctagaaaattaatatttaagtaCTCTgcatttcaaaattattagctcaacaaatatgaaatattaaatagttTGAATTCAAGTACTCGACAAAAAGGCTGATTGAGCcctttattttaattcatatatACATAATCATAAAAGGGCACTAGATTGACTTAAGAGACAATATGAATGCAGGAAGGTTATCGAGAAACAAAGTAAAAATTGCACCAAgtacaaatatcaaaataaaagcaaaaattattttaacaatatACACAAAGGTGATTGGATTGGATACGCTCCTTGCAGTACCCGGGACACCTGAAACCTGGGATGAGttaaataaaaggaaaacatGCTCAGCCGACAGCAGCACTTGAATGGTAACAAAAAGTTACTACATAAAACTAAAAGTTTGCTTAAGGGTTCAAATAATTTGATTCAGATAAAATTTTCATTAGATTTAGTTAAATGTTTAGTATTTTGTTCTTTTCCTATCAGTGTATACTGGTCTGCATGATTAGCAGAAGTTAGAATGGTAGCATTGGTATTGTAGCAGAATGGTTGTTCCTACATAGACCTCTCTGTACTGCCTTATCATTAATGAAATTGCTCATTCAGTCTTAAACACTAAGTTTCGTTATTTCCAAAATGCTCTATCAAGAGATTGATCTTGATACCTCATAATTTTCTACCCCTGGCGAATTGGTCCAGCTCCACTCTATCACTTTCTCTCATGTCAACTCTGGAAAACTCAGTGGTATTTCCTTCGCCGGATACAATAAATCCAACCTTGCCGGAATGAAAGCCAAGCTATAAAAGAGTAGTTTTAAGCTTGTCAAACTACTGTCTCACTATTCTCCAAATTCAATGTTACTGAGACATTGATTGGGCTTCCAATTTCGATGATCACAGGTCAACCTACAGTGTCATTTTTTCTTTGGCCTAATCTAATCACCGGGTGGTACAAAAAAAACGGTTGTGACCACCTACTTCAGTTGAATAGTTTACCTTACAATAGCCCCAACAAAAATCTCATCTATTGAAACACTACCTCCTATGCTTTAAGTTTCTGCCACACTATCTCCTACCAATTTTATGGAATTATAAGTCAACCTCGATTTCTagagctaaaaataaaaattatctcATCCTCCCTGAGCATGAGAGAGGATTATTAGTGTATAGTGGTCTGTATGGAACAGCCCAACTATTACAGCAAGCAATTGATTGTTAGTTGATATTAGTCTATTAGTATTAGTTTTACGTTATAGCAGTTGCTTCTTAGGTTTTTCTATTATAATAGGGTTGTGATGAATCACTCGTTTTCTCTTCATACATAAGCCTCTCTGTACTAATTTTATGATTAATGAAAATTCACATTTCCACTTTTAAACTCTTAGTTTTGTTTTCTCAACATTTTCTCAACTAAGGTTATCAAACTCTCAAATTAATTCTCAACTCTTATAAGTATACGATCATAGATAGAGAAAACGAGTTAACTCGCTATCAACTCTTTTCTAAGTAAACATAGGTAAACTCTTTAAACTCGTGCTGAATACACATACATTCTCAAGTAAAAAACAACTTATTAATGAGTTTAAAATCAAATGTAATAGTTGCCCAActtttaataacattaatttattaCACTAAAATTATTTGAAGAAATAAGCTCCTTTTTGAATTGTATTCACATTAAGAACTTATGCTTTATGAATTTATAAATGATTTAGTTATTTATGTTGTTTAATCCCATTTAGTTATAATGTATTATAACACTTTATTATTCTGTTACTTCTACTTATTACAATATGGAAATATTGAATTGTTGTTGTATTAAGAGCATTGTGTAATATGTATATGgacaaaatttacaaaatactTCTTCctttagtttaaaaataaacttactaGCCCTGGTGCCTGCATTCTCATCTGTTGAAATTGTTCGTTCCTCACTTCTGCAAACAATAAAACAGAAAGATTAAGTAATAGTACATTCTTTTTACTATCATACCAAGTAAAACATACTGATATGATAAATTGCATTCAACatgttaaattttgttttacatGCAAAATCTTTTATCTCGTTTGTATGAAATTACACTAACATGTCTACTAATCAGAAATACTACTAACTGCTTTTAGACCCAAACAAGAATAGCTTCACTTAAACCAAAATCGATTTCATTCAAAATAACTCACTCAAATACTCGATTATaattatggaaataagaaaacaatccaatataattagaaatattgttataattataaaaatcaagAGTAGATATTATATAACCAAGAATATCTAGATTATATGACTCGTCATTCTAATAATGACATATGTAGTCACTTTCCCACCATCATCAATCTTCTTTCATCACTACCAGATGACTCTGCCATAACTTCGGATGCTTCTCTTGCATCACTTCAGGTATATCAATATCATTCATGACCTATTGATATTCTAGTACGGGATCCATCttcaacatataattatataacaGAGGTCATGCTAGAGCCTTCCCCGACATCATCTCTCGTCCTGAATCCGTTCTCATCAAAGAATGATTGGCCGATTGTTATTCATAAAGTACACGTTATACCCATAAGCCTTCTAACCACTATACGAACCTAAGTTATCATAGGTTTTCCCCTAACAAAATATACTTGTTTGTCCTTGTTATCTTTTATTCCTTTTCCTAAGTCTATAGTTGAAGCTTCATCTCACCTAGAGTGGCGACAATCAATGATTGATGACATGTGTGCCCTTCAAAGTAATGGTACTTAGGATTTGGTTCTGCTTCTAGCTGCCAAATCAATTGTTGACTGTCGATGGTTGTATATTTAAAACCGGACCTAATGGTAACACTGCCAAATCAATTGTTGACTGTCCATGGTTGTATATTTAAAACCGTACCTAATGGTAACATTGATGCTATAAAACTCAACTGGTTGCCAAAGGATATACACAAATCTATGGTTAAGATTATACTGACACTTTCTCTCCTATTGCAAAATATTTATTCGACTTCTCTTTTCTTTGCAGCTATTCACCACTAGACTCTATTTAAACTTCATATCAAAAATGAATTTCTACATGGTAACCTTGATGGGGAAGCCTACATGGAGCAACATCCTGGATTTCTTGTTCATGGGGAGTCATCTAATATAGTATGTTGCCTATGCAGGTCCCTATATGGACTGAAGCAATCATCCCGTGCATGGTTTGAGCATTTTCAGATTCTCATCTAGTTGTTTGGAATGATACGAAGTGAGGCTAATCATTCTCTGTTCTATTGTCATTCTTCCCAATGATCTATTTATCTCAttgtatatgtggatgacattgtCATCATAGGTAGCAATAAGGAGGGTATTGCATAACTAAAACAATATCTTGCTCAAAAGTTCCAAACAAAGATATTGGACACTTGAGGTATTTCCTTGGTCTAGAAGTAGCACAATCCAATAATGGTTTGGTGAtatctcaaagaaaatatgcttTAGACAATCtagaagaaataaaaatgataaatgttaTCCTTGTCCAGATCATTGGGATGCAATTGTATGGATCCTAAAGTGTATTAAGAAGTGATGGAAGACCTCAGGCCAAGGACCAACAACTAGGGCTATGGGTCGAAGGATCCAAGAAGATTGGGCCTCCTTTGATCTTAGTAGGCGCAAGCTACTCTCAACATGGGCCAACCCTAGTGTGTAATCAAATGTAACAAGTAGGAATAAACAAGCTTGTAATTTGGCCAAGTAGTCTAGAATATTTGGGCTTGTTCAAGCCTAAGAGAAACCTTAGATCGGTCATGGTATAGGAGAGGTGCATGTTTACCACATTGTCAGAACATGCTCAAATGTGGAAAGCATGGGTGGACAAGTGGCACTTGATCCACTTCATGCAGCACTCTTCTACAGGATTCAAATTTGGATTTCCCTCTTCTTACTCCCAATGACCAGCCCATGTAACTTATAAATAGGACCCTTGATGCATTGTAAAATTCTCTTTTGAATGAGTAGAGTTATGATGCACAAATAGCTCCTCAACTTGTTCTTGAGTCTCTCAAGAATAGTCTTCTCCAAATTTGACTTTCCTAATCCTCTTCCTTCAGAGTTGGAATAATCTCTCTCTTAAAAAACCTTTTCCTCCACTTCTCCTTGTTGAGAACTTGGACTATCTAGACGATATGTTTAGATGGTTTGTCCCTAAACAGTTTGATGAGACGCTAGACGATCCCTGATTTATacttttatgttttgatgataacaaaaatcATTTGAATGATTTGCTTGAATATTGGAAGATCTAAGTAGTGTTTCTACTGTTGCATTATTCATTAGACGGTCTAATAGACGACCTGAGCGTCTACAGCATGATAGACAGTCTATTAGACAATTTGAGCATCTATAACATATATTCATCAAACGGTCTGAATGTGTTAATAGTGATCTAACAATATTTTATACAATTGTGATATGTAAAAGATCTCTTGAGCATTTACAATCTTTGTTCATGATAGACAGTCTAAGAAATTGTTCATGTTAGACGGTCTAATGAATAAATTGAATgtgtaatagtttttttatcaaacagTTCAACAGAATCTTTTAAATATACATATCTCTTATACACGCATTCAATCAAAGAGATCTTGTACCCAAAAATGAAAAGATTTGAGATCACGCAATGTGCTATTCGCCCCTGTTTTTGGGCTATCTTTAAggtataactttttttaaacgAATTTGATCAAATTAACTTTTTCAATTATCTTTTATCATGTTTGCAAAATATCTTAATCTTTtctaaacataaatattttgaaaaactgaaatCTTTAATGCTCTATTTTAATGTcatgaaaatattattgatttgtTTTTACTAACCCATATTGTGATTACTTTTGAATCATATTTTTCAAACATATTCGAAGCTCAAACAAATTGGAAGATTGTAAATCCAagctttttgttattttttaggGATCACAGTAGAAACATGAGGATAGAAGATACTACAAAATTCAACATTAATCAATTCAAGGAACAAAGGATAGattcaaaaatatatacaaagagACTGAAGGTGCACAACGAAGTAAGGAAAGTCGAGCAACAAAAGACATATCAGTGATGTTGCTGAAAAGACAAAGAGTTGCGGTGAGTGTATAATCCTACTATTAACGCGTGTAGTCTTTTGAGTGCAGTGCAAAATCATTGTAATTCTTCACTTTGTGAAGTTATAGCCATGAGCTTTCTATGTACTCTTTTTTAGAAtgttttctttgtttcttttgatAGTTTTTCATCTAAAGGGGAGGTTAAAAAAGTGTTGTAACCTGGAGAGGTAAGGATACTCATTGTAACCAAAAAAAGTAAGAATACTTATTATATATGAGGCtcggacactcctcttaaatggcgtgtctATGTCGAACACAcatatcggacaccgacacttGTACGACACTTGTATGACACATATCGGTGAAATGTccaattaaaaacatatttgttgGAATTTTGACAATTCtagcacggttctaacacaattttaaaaataaaaaatacattaattttctaaaaactcaattattgtataaatttttattatgactgtaaaaataaggaacaaatccttttgaaccagtcatgaaaaacatctttctattccaaaaaaaatttgaaacatacttgtgcacataaatctttattgtcaatttatataattataactatataatatatagattcgtgtccccgtgtcctacattttaaagattatacatATCTTCGTGTCCATGTATGTGTCGTATCAGTGTCTATTTAGTATTGATATCTCTTTACTCTTGTTGTTTTGTGTTAATTCTTACTATTGGACGATCTAACTACATGTTTTTATTAGTTGATCCATTAGACGGTCTAACTAGACAGTCTAATTAATTTATCCACTGCGAGAAGAGAGTCTAAAGCTCCATTCAAACAAAATGTTGTGGCAAAGTAAATAGAAAACTAGGCAACGACATTAGTCACTTGTGAGCTCATATGGTTAAAACAACTTCTCAAACAACTTAGATTGGAAAAAAGTTCCCAAATACACCTTGTATGTGACGAGGTACCTTGTATGTGACAACGAAGAAACATTACATGTTGTCTGCAATTCTATTATTCATGAAAGATCAAACATATTCACCAACTAAGAGAACCAATTATTGTTATATTTGCAACAAGCTAGACACATACAACTTATATATACTTCAACTTAAAGGAGAGTATTATAACTATAGAAATAATGAAATGATCTTATATAATCTTgagtattattataattatagaaataaggaACACATCTTGTATAATCACGAATATCTAGATTATATATACTATTAGAAACATTCTTATTTATTCTCATGTGATATCTTTATTGCTAGAGATATCAAATCTTcgttatttattatattaattctttttttcaGTATAAATAAAGCATTCATATTTGAGAAATACTCGATATTAGCTCAATATTTTTGTCTTCCCGAGAGTTTAAGCTACACACTAGCGATTTCAATAACATAAGATACTTGATATCTCCCTTTTTCATTTTCTGGAGTTTGgagaaaaataatgaatatgTTAATGAAAATCTACATAAAACATGGAGGAAAAACTATCCCAAAAAtactttagaagaaaaaaataagaataaaaatgatttctcataaactaaaattaacatATTGATATTGCAATGTTTATAGACAAGTTGGGTAAGCGAGGTTCTAAAAAACAAAGAGCTTAATATACTTGCCTGAAGAAAGATCAGTGAGGGTTACCGTTTGGAGTTTCCAACCATCACCGAAGTCAGAAAGAAACGATGTGGGGCCAAATGCGATGGGTACTTCTCCATCCTTCACTGCTTCTATGTGCGACGCAGGCACCACCGTTCCCTTCAACTTCCGATTGATCAACGCCACCGCAAATCCCGCGTCGGTCCCCGCCGCGAACCGCCGTTTCTTTCCGGAACTTGCGCAATTAACCTCCACGTACTGCTGTTCGTTTCCACAAATCAGAATCAAATTGAATCACTAGCGACGTTAAGATAATTAGAGAGAACGAGATAGTACAGGCGTTGGACGAGGAGTTTGCTGTGGTGGAGGCGACGGTGACGACGGTTGAGCCATCTCTGTTTGGTGTTTCCCCACCCAACTTTGTTATTCAAATCGTAAGTAGTTTTAGGTCTTGAATGCGTCTGTTACACACGTACCTCctcttttattctgtttttcCTTTTCCGGTTATTTCATCTGCAGCTTCTAGGAAATTTTTTTGTCGAATAGTCtcaattcaataaaatatttccCTGTGAGACTcgattttcaatttatttacgATAAAGTTCTCTTCTCATATCTCATCTATACCCaagaatatatattattttgtaattttttatgtgattttttttataaaaaaattatcttttagtaaattaaaaaatatatatttatttaattaataaaactaataactaaataattttgtttacaaaataacgattatatatttttaatattatttttacaaaattatatatatttaaattgtattatttttaattcattattcataaaattataaaattatatatattttaatttcatattatattaactataatctataacaatataaagggatttccttttttttttacacatttgatttctaattttattctagaaaaaataatagttagTGATTAATAACTTCTCTTTTCCAATTTTAATAACTTCTCTTCCCTTAAAATTATAAGTTACatgcattttttaaataatttatctcaatctttactttctttttttatattcttttgtcTTTTTGGAAGACACTGACTCTCATTCCCactcttttactttttcttttctacAAACACACTCTTTCATTctcatttctctttcttttcttatgTTTTGATTAATCTCTCCAAAAACTATTCCTTAAGTTTGGTGATTTCAAATtcaatttgttttttgtttttgtttcaattCTTCCATCTTACATACATGCATTGTGTTTTTGTACATAGGTTGAAAATCAACTCATGACTACGACAACAATGTCAGAACCATCTACATTCAAACCCACGAAAACTACTTGCAGTGGTGCATTGATTCGTATCCTTCGCCCTCTTTCATAACAGTTTTGTCTTTGTATTTGTGGGTGACTTCATCGTTGCAtcacctatatatatatatatatatatatatatatatatatatatatatatcacacaATATAGTATGTTAATGTAGACACATTTCATTTTTCACCTAAAAGCCTTGTGTTAATAATTGGATTATTAATCATCTTCTTTTTGTATATACAAACATATATCAATTTTCAtcaaattatggatgaatttGTGTTAGGCGTCATAGAGGAAAAAGTGCTTTGAAAGAGTTCTTTATAATGAGGTTGAAGAGTTATAATGAAAACTTGTCAACGAGACTTCTATCATAGTGATAGGAATTAGATGTCCATACATCAAGTAAGATTGTACAAGGATTTTGGAGGATAGAATTGTGAAGGTTCCTTTTTACAAACATGGTTTCAAGCTTGACTGTTGCATTTGGATTTATCATGGTCAAAATGTTTCAAGTTGATTTATATATTGGTGAAATT
This region includes:
- the LOC137837093 gene encoding uncharacterized protein isoform X1, coding for MAQPSSPSPPPQQTPRPTPQYVEVNCASSGKKRRFAAGTDAGFAVALINRKLKGTVVPASHIEAVKDGEVPIAFGPTSFLSDFGDGWKLQTVTLTDLSSEVRNEQFQQMRMQAPGLVSGVPGTARSVSNPITFVYIVKIIFAFILIFVLGAIFTLFLDNLPAFILSLKSI
- the LOC137837093 gene encoding uncharacterized protein isoform X2; this translates as MAQPSSPSPPPQQTPRPTPYVEVNCASSGKKRRFAAGTDAGFAVALINRKLKGTVVPASHIEAVKDGEVPIAFGPTSFLSDFGDGWKLQTVTLTDLSSEVRNEQFQQMRMQAPGLVSGVPGTARSVSNPITFVYIVKIIFAFILIFVLGAIFTLFLDNLPAFILSLKSI